The window AAAGGGTCGGGCGTAGCGGTCATTCCAAGAAAACGTACCATGACCCAAGTATGCGGATTGCGTAATGGCAGCgccagtagcgaggtggctaatgccagtactctgtgggccccgcattatatatacatatacatgtgtgttttatccaagccgtccttttgcttttccatatcattatagatcatgagcctaaaaatgagggagatccaaatttcaagtggaccacaccacaataaaacagtggagattgaattaccaccgttaaaagcttcccaCTTTTCACTGTAATGCTTATTCGTCATCGAACCTGTTCATCATACTTCGCAcacctggatgaatagaaaacacaaataccagcttaatccaaatcttttgtagcgcttaagaagtttttaacagtgggtgttcaatcactactctttcttgttgtgtggtccgtatgagatttatatctgcctctgTTTTTAGTGTCATGCAATAAAAtagtctagaaaaatagatgaatggcgtggagaggacacatacatcattatggagcccacggagcactgtcagtagccaccttgCTAGTGACGCTGTCCGCGTCCATGGCCAAAGGGAGTTCTATACTCTTCCCATACGTGCCAAATGGGACACGTGTGACACGTCGGGACAGTTCATCACGTGACTCCCACTATCCATGTTCCATGGCCTGAAAAAGAGCTCTTTTGGTTATTAGGTGGGCCGCAGGTATATTCGTCTATCCATGTTCCATGGCCTGAAAAAGAGCTCTTTTGGTTATTAGGTGGGCCGCAGGTATATTCGTCAAAAGTGCAATGTCGGTATACCAAGTTATTTCCGTACCAGATGATGGAACCATCCTTATTTCTTGTGCCATGGCACATGGGCtctggacccaccagatgaaccgACCGGATCTCATTCAAATGTGCCATATTTACAAAACTAGAGAATTATACAACTAGTGGGCCCTTCCACGGACGGCCCACAGCTGACATCACGGCAGAAGGATGATCGTGGCCATCAGTTTTCCTGTTGAATGACCCTTTCCACTTCCACTTTTGTATTGACTGAAGGCCCACCACCATTCCTACATAGAATTGTACGTTCGAGCGAGCGAGCAAaaatcaagttctgtggggcctgtctgaaatccactcggtccatccgttGCAATATCTCGTGTTAGTACCTAATACAAATAATCAGGCCAATaaatatatcaggtgggccacactactgggAACAGTGGGGATGAGGCTGCGCACCACAGAAACCGTTTTAGATCTATCTTGTTGTTTATATTCCATGCAACCCGTTCATCCGGTGAGACCCACCAGGATTAAGTGACAGCCCAAAATTCAGCCTCATCTAAAACTCCTGTGGACCACAGCGAATAAATTTAGAGTTTATAAGCGTAATTTTACATTATTctctaggtgaggcccacttaagttttgatcGAGCTTTATACGGTGAAAAAGATCTCTCACAGCTTCATACTTAAGTTGCACGCGCTTCCTTCTGCAGGCGCTGTATTGGATTCCCGTCCTCAACTCGACAGCTGCGTCACGGTTGCACACTTACCACAGACCGTTGATCAATTTCCTATCATCTTTTCTCCCATAGATGTGTGGCTCATCCATTATTACTAGACCGGCCTAATTTTACATATACTCCGTAGATCCGACCAGATGACTGGCCAGGATTTTGTACAAATGTGGTACGCTGACACGAGTGGCCATAGCACGACCATCCAGAAAGTACGGGGCCCATACGTGTGAAGACAACAATACCTGACGTTTTGCTTTTTCAGATGGTGACCCACGGCCTTAAAAAGTGGGagagatggaaacggattggctactccccctgacaccatctccgtggctggtgttcggtgctctgtgggccccaccatgatgtatctgtttcatccattccgttcatccatttttaaatatcattttattattttctgccaaaaattagagggatataaatctcaggtagaccacaccacatgaaaacaatagtaattggataccaaccattaaaatcctattaTGGCCCACTataccgtttatttgacatctaatctgttgattaggtcatccaggcccagatgaagagaaaaaacaaatatcagcttgatccaaaacttttatggcccccgaaatgtttttaatggtcgaccctcattcaacactgattcttacaatgtggtccacttgagatttttatataactaatttttagatttatactgtaaaatgatttgtaaaaacagatgaatgacatggatgaaacacatatatcatggtgtggcccacatagcaccgaccaccagccattggctggtgtcaacgGGGATAGCCAATCCGTTCACGGGAAAGATGTGGTTTTGTCCGGGAagggattggccactcccctgacaccaaccattagctggtggtcggtgctctgtggagcccaccatgatgtatgtgtgtcatccattccgttcatatatttttatatatcattttaggatattgtagaaaaaatgaaatacacctcaatctcaagtggaccacattacagaaaacaatgttgaatgaattttgaccattaaaaacgttttggggccataaatgttttggatcaagctgatatttatgttttcccttcatctgggtctttatgaccaaatcaacagattggatgtcaaataaatagtacagtggacattaggaggattttaattctaaatatccattcattatttttgtcctatggtgtggcccacctaaaatttatatccttatcatttttcgtatcaagctctaaaatgatctgtaaaaatgaatgaactgaaaagatgaaacacgtacatcatggtggagcccatagagcactgaccaccagccacggggctggtgtcagggggagtagccaatcctttcccgTTTTGTCCGGTCGGTGATCGAGTAACTGAGATGGACGGATGCGGATTTCCagcaaaagcctttcacaggaagttcctgcactgagaacttaggtggggcccattgtgatgtttgtgagaaatcatccccgtccatccattttgtgagttaattttaggacatgttgtCAAAAATGATccgtatccaaagcttgagtgatatgtactaaaggaaaatgtggttagagaaattcctaccatcgaaaccttcctgggttcaacagtgataGTTAGATGCCATTCATACCGTTAATAAACTCATTCctattgagatgaactgaaaacaaaaatattagcatgaattaaaacttatgtggccccacaaatatttcaactttgGACATTTAATTATCACTTTTTTAGCTCACTTGCGCTTtgaatacggttcatttttgaaaATATcttctaaaatgaactcacaaaacggatggatggataagatttctcacaaacatcacagtgggccccacctaatttcctagcgcaggaacttctttcgcaggaaatccgcgtccgagatGGACGAAGACTCGTGGCAGTCCAAGAGAGCATCTTAGACACGTGTAAGCGGATTAGGTTAGCTAGGCTGGGGAATTTATCCTTCCTCGGTTGGCGAAATCCCCCTATGGGATCTGAAGATCCACTTCATTTGTTTCATTTGGACTTTTCCATTGTCTAATCCGGCCCCACCTTTCCTCCAGTAGGCCCCACTCGGGCAAGTTGCACTTTTTTCTATGGCGCAAGTGGCCTACCTGCTGTCGAGAGTCGACGTCGCCTCTAATGATATTGATATGCATCAACCACACTGACCACACAAACACCAGCATTCGGTATgtcggggacgcggattgcacggTGACCTTGCATAGGTGGTAGcaggactttgtggggcccactgtgatgtatgtgttttatccattccatccatccgttttgataaCTATTTCTGGGCcaagaacccaaaattgaagcatatccaaagctctactAGACCACACCATATCAAAATTTCTAGCTCTTTTAAATAtttgagcccaaaactaaagcagatttaaagttcaagtggaccaccccacatgtgtaataatgcccaccgttgaaaccttatatAGGGCCcagtataatatttatttgcgaccaaacctgttcaaaaggtcacatagacgtggacgaagggaaaacacaaatttcaacttgattcaaaacttcaacggccctaggaaatttttaatggtgggcgttcaatccccattgcgtGGTCCCTTTGAGCTTGGATTTTCCTCAGGCTATTATCTTAGAATGACCAGAAAAAAtaaacggacggcgtggataaaacccacacatcatggtgggccccatagaaccccTGCTTGGACCAAGTCCATCTGGGCGGGAGCAGGACGCAATCAGTTTCTTGAAAACAGTACCGAACCCCTGCTTGGACCAAGTCCATCTGGGCGGGAGCAGGACGCAATCAGTTTCTTGAAAACAGTACCGGAATGTAAATTGTATATAAGTAGGTAGGTTGTTTATAAAATTCTCCTTAAAAAACGCCCTCCTCTCTTCTTTCAAAACAACGACATCGGATCCGAGAGAAAGAGGAAATGTCGAGCGATAGTGAGGATGACGAGCTGTTGCAGAGGGCTCTGCGAGAGCAAGACCAAATTGCTGCGAAGCCACCACCTCCCCCCTTTCTCAACGACAGTAGGAAGAACAAGAAGCCTTCCCGCGGTGGGGCCGACGACGACGACGATTCTGATTTGGAGATTCTCAGCATCTCATCTGGTGACGAGGATCAGTCTTCCAAGGACAATGCAGCCAGGAACAATCGCGGTCGTGGGCCCGCCTCAAGGAAAGGTGGAGGTGGAGAGAGGGACGCTGATCGTGGTGCGACTGACGATGAGCCCAGTTGTTGGAAGCGGGTCGATGAGACTGAGGTATGCGCTTCTTATGAACGAAATTCAGCTGTCTGTTCTGTTTCATGTGCCTGGATGAAGATCAAGATGGTCTATTCGTCAGGTGGGCCTCATTTGCTGATCAAATGTAGAACGTTTCTTTGTTacacccagtgttcgaaatatcggtatcgcgcaatgtattgcaaccttgggatacagatacgtattggttatcgcacgggatatatcgtttgtatcgcgtaatttattgcactttttgggaaacatggggaaacattggcaaaatggttgaattttttttatgaaacttcaaggattatttaaaaagactttaattcacacttttaaataataaaatctcaaaaaagaagtgcacataataaatttcctttgtataaggtcctaagttatgtgttatctgattgaactaaggtaaatatattcaaatatgatgcataacatttttaaatgtataaagatatatatgaaaacataaccaatgcattcaaaagtaaaagatatagtgaaattagaaaacatacctatcaatgatgtgtGTATTCAATATCCAACCCGgccatccgttttgccatatcattttaagacattatccaaaaaatgaagtagatccaataatcaaggggaccataccataagaaacaatggtgattgaccattagtgtgccacaaaagttttggatcaagctgataattgttttttttccCATCATTCAAACTTATATGGACTACGCAAGTGAAGTGAAAATAGTTGGAATTGATGTTATTgtccaaaacttcttggagccacaAAAGGCTTTAATCAATTGATGCTGTTGTCAAAAACAATAGGGCCCACCTGGATGCATGCACGGCATATCCGtattgtccatttgttttgcaaccTGATTTTAGAGGTTGACCTAAAAAACAAGGCAAATACAAATTTTAGGTAGATGTGGACCActccacatgaaatagtggttattgaccattaaaaaatttgtgggccacaaaattttttggatcaagttgatatttgtttttttcctttcatccaagcctGTGTtaacttatcaacaagttggatggtcttgattcaaatattaaattttttggggctacaaaatttttggatcaagttaatatttatgttttcccatccaggtttgtcaaacattatgaatggattagatgacaaataaacctcacGG is drawn from Magnolia sinica isolate HGM2019 chromosome 5, MsV1, whole genome shotgun sequence and contains these coding sequences:
- the LOC131245046 gene encoding exocyst complex component SEC5B-like, with the protein product MSSDSEDDELLQRALREQDQIAAKPPPPPFLNDSRKNKKPSRGGADDDDDSDLEILSISSGDEDQSSKDNAARNNRGRGPASRKGGGGERDADRGATDDEPSCWKRVDETEVCASYERNSAVCSVSCAWMKIKMVYSSGGPHLLIKCRTFLCYTQCSKYRYRAMYCNLGIQIRIGYRTGYIVCIA